ctgaaaataataataatacgaAATATAAATAGTGATGGTCGAGTGACGAAGAATTGAAGTGATTCATTTGCCAGTTAGCGATAGCATCCATCATCCATGGCATTCTCCGTCAACACCATCACTTTTCCCAACATTAGTCGAGTCAACAGGTTAGATTACTCTAGCATACAATTTCGTTTCGTCCGTAATTTCTTAATTATCTCATAAAGTTTGGATTTTGGAATGTGTAGAAGCAGATACCCAGCAGGAATGGCATTCGCAACTATAAGCAACAAAACAATCACCTCTTCCGGAATTCAACTCACTGAAGGCCAAGGAAACTTGCCTAAACTTGTTCTTACTTCACCCTCTGGTAGGTACGTCATACATGTAACTCTTTCTAAATTCTGATCAACTTTTCTCTTCAGTTTCGCTTGAATCTGAATCTGAATCTGTTGGTTGCAGTGAGGCTGAGATATACTTGTATGGAGGGTGTGTTACCTCTTGGAAACTTCCCACTGGCAAAGACCTTCTTTTTGTTCGCCCAGATGCTGTTTTCAATAAGAAGAAACCAATCAGGTGTTCTATTCATACACCCCTCATGCAAAACCATATATAGTTTCGATTTTTTCGCCGTATACTGATTAGTTTTCTGTTGGGGCAGTGGAGGTATCCCACATTGTTTTCCTCAGTTTGGTCCTGGCTCAATTCAGCAGGTATCACCCTCTAATCAACTCTGTTTTCTTGTACTCCATGTTATTCTGTATGGAAGGTAAGAAATGAGTGTGTTCTGAATGTTCCTATAGCACAGACTAGATGGGCTTTAGGAGTATACATGTATTCTGTTTTTTATAAGATGATTTTCTTTAGATAGATGCAAAAAGTCTGATTGAATTACAGTGGTTCTGCACACTTCTTTGTGGTAAAATCATGAGTGCTTTGTTGACTATACTGCTCTTCTATTCGATTGTATACTAAATTTGCTTGCTTGAGTTCTTGGCAGCATGGATTTGCACGGAATATGGATTGGACCGTTGCGGATTCTGAAAATGTGGAGGGAGATCCTGTTGTTACTCTGGAACTGAAGGATGATTCCTATAGTCGCGCTATGTGGGATTTCGGTTTCCATGCCTTATTCAAGGTCAAGGGCTTATTTTCTTTAACCACAGTTCTCTCCCCTTTGCAATGCTGCCGTACTGCTAGTACTCATTCTTGGCATGTTTCATTACCTGCTTGATGATAAAATTTCGTGCTTCCTGTTTTGCAGGTCACACTTAATTCTAAGAGTCTTTCAACTgagttaaaagttaaaaatacaG
The genomic region above belongs to Arachis stenosperma cultivar V10309 chromosome 5, arast.V10309.gnm1.PFL2, whole genome shotgun sequence and contains:
- the LOC130983098 gene encoding putative glucose-6-phosphate 1-epimerase isoform X1; translation: MAFSVNTITFPNISRVNRSRYPAGMAFATISNKTITSSGIQLTEGQGNLPKLVLTSPSGSEAEIYLYGGCVTSWKLPTGKDLLFVRPDAVFNKKKPISGGIPHCFPQFGPGSIQQHGFARNMDWTVADSENVEGDPVVTLELKDDSYSRAMWDFGFHALFKVTLNSKSLSTELKVKNTDNKAFSFTTALHTYFSASVSGASVKGLKGCKTLNKDPDPKNPVEGTEERDVVTFPGFVDCIYLGAPDELQLDNGLGDLISVKNTNWSDAVLWNPHLQMEACYKDFVCVENAKIESVQLEPEQTWTAVQHLSIA
- the LOC130983098 gene encoding putative glucose-6-phosphate 1-epimerase isoform X2; the protein is MAFSVNTITFPNISRVNRYPAGMAFATISNKTITSSGIQLTEGQGNLPKLVLTSPSGSEAEIYLYGGCVTSWKLPTGKDLLFVRPDAVFNKKKPISGGIPHCFPQFGPGSIQQHGFARNMDWTVADSENVEGDPVVTLELKDDSYSRAMWDFGFHALFKVTLNSKSLSTELKVKNTDNKAFSFTTALHTYFSASVSGASVKGLKGCKTLNKDPDPKNPVEGTEERDVVTFPGFVDCIYLGAPDELQLDNGLGDLISVKNTNWSDAVLWNPHLQMEACYKDFVCVENAKIESVQLEPEQTWTAVQHLSIA